The genomic region tcctagactttttagaaagctaatagaattgtctacaattcatttataaacatcccaggttaattcaatgcatatcaaggtcaGAAAACATAAGAAAGGCTctactgtccaaatttggacagattcagagatcctacacttcaaacagctgtaacttaacttGAAATATAAATTTAACATGAGTTCTATGCATTGTTTAGAAGTGCATTTACCATGAGTTCTAACATGAAATATAAATTTAACAAAGCGTGATGAAGACTTACAAATTAAGATGCCTATTGACATCGAACATGACTATTAGTAAATCATATAGGTTAATTGAGCTCCAGGCACTCTCCACACGAACTGTGACGTCCCTATAAGGAAATCCATGGTGCCCTAACATGAGCCCTGTGGAGTCAAAAAAGCACTGCAGAGAATTTTACTAGCTGAATACAATACAACTGTGCAACTAGTACATATAGGCGTACAAATTAGCAGCAGGTTCCTGTTTTTGTGTGTTATATTAATGGTTCTATGATGGATAAATTAAGAACACATCATTAGGCCTAGAATTTTGTCAATTTAGACAGAACTCAATAGAGACAGATCAAGCCAAGAAGATTCACCACTATCTGACATGAGAGAATTTGTTACGCAATTAATATCTTCCAAAGCAGAAATAAAACACGGCTAGTTCATATATCTTTTGAGGCAACAAATGTCCAAATCCAGTTAACGGCAAACACAAAACGCCCTAGCTATGTTTAAAAAAAATCAAGGAAAGTATATATATGGTTAAGTCAAAAGTTGAAAATGTGGTTTCATTTCCTAGTCGGCTGCCAGCAGAAGAATAAATGAACCTGATAATATGACATACAATCTGTGTGTTCCCTTTTGTTAGCACCCCCAAAATTTCGTGAGTCGTAGTATTTGTCTTGAGGGAAACTGCAGCCACTTTTGTCCCAACCTGATAGATCCAAAGATAAAAGGGTCATAAGGTATCATTTCAATCAGCTAATTACTTTACTGAACTATAAAGTTTTTATCAGGAAAGGCATTACGAGTATCAACAATACCATCCATTATTAGTTTATTACTGGTTGGTGAAATAATCCAACTAAATGCAGAGACTGCTATAAGTCATACACATATATCCTAAAGGGGTGGAAGCACAAAAGGATAATGTATCGAACTGTGTATGAGCTGAACAACATAACAGGAAACCAAATGCATGATCATGCTAATAAAACCAACAATTACTCCCAGTAATTACAGAAAAGAGCATATTACCTGTGTATTCTCCAGATTTTTTGTAGTCCTCAATGAAATGTGTAATAACTGGAGTCGGTATCACATAACCTATGTTCTCTGCATCTTCATGTTTAAGAGACTGAAAAGCTATACCGACACATTTTCCCCTATCATTAAAAGCTGGGCCACCTGAATTTATTTGAAAAGCTATACCGACACATCTTCATGTGTAATAACTTGCAACATCTATCTTTATAAAAAGATTTATTTGAAGTTATCATAATTTCAGAAAAAAATGTACCTGCAATCCTAGAAGTTCTGTAGAACCATGAACATATGAAAGTATTTCTATCCTAGAGACCACTCCACTTGTCACGGATATGGTATCTCCTCCAATTGGATAGCCAACAACAGTAACTGCATCCTGAAGGACTGGTAATGTTCCAAACTCAATAGGTGAAACTCCTTCCCAGAATTCATCGTCATTGACAGTTAAGAGCGTTGAGACAGATACAACAAACGAATAATATCAAATTAGATTGCATAAGCAACATGAAAAATCAACTGTATGATAAGTACCATGCCATAACTCAAATGATGCTATAGCCTCAGAAGTTTCATAGATACCATAAAAAATGATCTTGGTGTATTTCTCTAAGAAAACAATAAAGAAATTACTATGCATCCGATTTTCACGACTACAATGGACAAACCCAACATCACAATAAGAAGAAAAAAAACTAAGAGTAAGAAATAAACAATGGAGACAGTGGCAGGGATGGGGAGAGCGGGCGCACCAATGTCGCACTCTGTGCCGATGGCTAGGACGGTGGCAAGGTACTTGGTGTCGGAACCGCGCTTCTTAAGCTTAACCTGGGTATAGTGCTCCACGGAGTGAGCATTGGTGAGGACACGGCGGCCGCTGATGATAAATCCGCTGCTGCTGGAGCTGTACTGCCGCTTTCGCTGCCATGGTAGCGAGATGTTGGGCTCCGTGTGCACGCAGAACACCTTGACCACAGCGTCCATGCACGGCACTACCCTCACCACCTCATCCCAGCTCGCGGGGCCTGACTCCGCCACTGCCTCCACATCGCCTCCGTTTGCCACCGGCTTCGGCTCCTCGCGGCGGGGCGGGGACGGAGGACGTGTGGCGTCCGCGTCGGCGAGGGCCTCATGACGTCGCGGCTTGCGGCTACGGCGCCCAGCCGGAGCGGGGGCGACCGAGGGAGAGGGGGAGGAGCGGTCGGGGGAGGGCGGCGATGCCTTGGGCTTGCGCCCCCGCTTGCGCTTGTGCTTGTTGGAGGCGGAGGAGGGATCGTCCATGGGGGTGGGCTAGGGTTTCGCCGCGAGGAGGACGAGCCGAAGTGCCGAACCGGGGAAGATGAGGAGTGTCGGCTCAGTTCGAGGCGGGCCGTGCAGGCCGGATTGGGCTGAATTGATTCAGGGTTCCACTGTTTCACAGACTGGAGTGTTTTTGTCAGTTGTTTGCGCATCGTGACGTTCCATTGTTTAGAGGTTGAACTTAAATCTCTTCCTGGATTGATTTaggttttgttttttttgtttttaaatttccttttctaaatttgaaatacatttttaaataaccctacaATTCATAgtaattaaaccaaaattatttataattaaaatattattttttgggctaataattattatatttttttatttactaggattttcatttaagaaAAACATGTTATTCAATAACCAAAAATCAAACATGCGCAATAaaaaaattattccaaatgcaaatacataacaaacacttaaaagaatCAATCATGGTCGCTAAAAATcatgtttacttgttttaattaatttttagtcactaacatctgCAGGTAtgttcaggctataagatttgatagtgatccttgctctatagcgacccaccgctagtcccccgacgacatctatagcgaccaaccataagttgttaaatttctagacttttagcgaccaatcgaccgttgctacaaaaggatttagcgactgaccgtcggtccataacctttagcaaccaacagttggtacctaataagggtcgctaaagatcaaccgtcgtgtagtgattcttattctcaagtgacttgtaatcaaggcaagagacactaagtgtgttgtggtccttgcggggtctaagtgacccatttgattaaggagaaagctcactcggtctaggtgaccgtttgagagagggaaagggttgaaagagacccggtctttgtgaccacctcaacagggactaggttctttggaaccgaacctctgtaaaacaaatcaccgcgtcatccgctctattttcttggttgatttgtgaaagggaattaggcttacacctagttcctaaataattttggtggttgaattgtccaacacaaacaactggactaactagtttgctctagtgcataagttatacaggtgctaaaggttcactctcagccaataaaaagatcaagttttggattcaaccaaggagcaaagggccaaccgaagacacctctggtctggcgcaccggactgtccggtgtgccaccggacagtgtccggtgcaccaccggacatgtccggtgcaccagaggactccaactcaaacttgccaccttcgggattttccagaggcactcgcgctataattcaccggactgtccggtgtacaccggacagtgtccggtgcgccaaggaggagcgacctcaggaactcgccagcttcgggaagaaccaacggctagtccgctataattcaccggacatgtccggtgtgcaccggactgtccggtgcaactccggagcaacgactatctccgcgccaacggctacctgcggcgcattaattgcgcgcgcagcgcgcgcagaagtcaggcgtgcccatactggcgcaccggacagtaaacagtgcatgtccggtgtgcaccggacatccaggcgggcccacaagtcagaagctccaacggtcagaatccaacggcagtgatgacgtggcgggggcaccggacatgtccggtgtgcaccggactgtccggtgcgccatcgaacaggcagcctcccaacgaccacttttggtggttggggctataaataccccaaccaccccaccattcattgcatccaagttttccacttcccaactactacaagagctctagcattcaattctagacacaccaaagagatcaaatcctctccaaattccacacaacgccatagtgactagtgagagtgatttgcttgtgttctttcgagctcttgcgcttggattgctttcttctttcttgattctttcattgcgatcaaactcacttgtaattgaggcaagagacaccaaacttgtggtggtccttgtgggaactttgtgttccaagtgattgagaagagaaagctcactcgatccgtgggatcgtttgagagagggaagggttgaaaaagacccggcctttgtggcctcctcaacggggagtaggtttgcaagaaccgaacctcggtaaaacaaatctgcgtgtcacattctttgtttgcttgcgatttgttttgcaccctctctctcgcggactcgattttatttctaacgctaacccggcttgtagttgtgtttatttttataaatttcagtttcgccctattcaccccccctctaggcgactatcaattggtatcagagcccggtgcttcattagagcctaaccgctcgaagtgatgtcgggagatcacgccaagaaggagatggagaccggcgaaaagcccactacaagccacgggagcacttcattggaagagtcccgcaccaagaagagggagaagaagaagagctcctccaacaaagggaaggagaagaaatcttcttctcaccacaaagagaagaaggaaaaatcttcttcccacaagccgcatcggagtggggacaagcaaaagaggatgaggaaagtggtctactacgagaccgacacttcatcaacatcaacctccggctccgatgcgccctccgtaacttctaaacgccaagagcgtaagaagtttagtaagatccccctacactaccctcgcatttctaaacatgcacctttactttccgtcccattaggcaaaccaccaacttttgatggtgaagattatgctaggtggagtgatttaatgcgatttcatctaacctcactccacaaaagtatatgggatgttgttgagtttggtgcacaggtaccatcggtagggaataaagactatgatgaggatgaggtggcccaaatcgagcacttcaactctcaagcgacaacaatactcctcgcctcactaagtagagaggagtataacaaagtacaagggttgaagaatgccaaggaggtttgggatgtgctcaaaaccgcgcacgagggagacgagctcaccaagatcaccaagcgggaaacgatcaagggggagctcggtcggttccggc from Zea mays cultivar B73 chromosome 6, Zm-B73-REFERENCE-NAM-5.0, whole genome shotgun sequence harbors:
- the LOC109940560 gene encoding protease Do-like 9, which translates into the protein MDDPSSASNKHKRKRGRKPKASPPSPDRSSPSPSVAPAPAGRRSRKPRRHEALADADATRPPSPPRREEPKPVANGGDVEAVAESGPASWDEVVRVVPCMDAVVKVFCVHTEPNISLPWQRKRQYSSSSSGFIISGRRVLTNAHSVEHYTQVKLKKRGSDTKYLATVLAIGTECDIGVSPIEFGTLPVLQDAVTVVGYPIGGDTISVTSGVVSRIEILSYVHGSTELLGLQSLKHEDAENIGYVIPTPVITHFIEDYKKSGEYTAHTQFDTLSFCASTPLGYMCMTYSSLCI